The following coding sequences are from one Campylobacter sp. RM16187 window:
- a CDS encoding DUF883 family protein, which yields MATKEINLEDLKNDIDALKSDFKDIVKSIKDIGVSKVEAGKDKILDQIDVEEIKKYIDELKAKGKDSIDSVNDTIKEDPIKSVAIAAGVGFVLAWLLKK from the coding sequence ATGGCTACAAAAGAGATTAACCTAGAGGATTTAAAAAACGATATCGATGCGCTGAAATCAGATTTTAAAGATATTGTAAAATCAATTAAAGATATCGGAGTTTCCAAAGTTGAGGCAGGCAAAGATAAAATTTTAGACCAAATAGATGTTGAAGAGATCAAAAAATACATCGACGAGCTAAAAGCAAAAGGCAAAGATAGCATCGATAGCGTAAATGACACTATCAAAGAAGATCCTATAAAAAGCGTTGCCATAGCTGCCGGAGTTGGCTTCGTGCTAGCTTGGTTGCTCAAAAAATAA
- the selD gene encoding selenide, water dikinase SelD: MYNDKRLTKFVAAAGUAAKLDPSGLHKSIGGLDLAHPNLLTRVDTNEDASVFKLSDEIALVQTLDFITPVVDDPYLYGQIAAANSLSDVFAMGAKVINALNIVGFDSCHFEPEVLREILQGGLSKVRECGGALVGGHSIATKEMYYGLSVAGSVHPSKFWANNTARAGDVLILTKPLGMGALSTAIKADMLELKQIKEAASYMAQLNFYAVGAMSEICVSAATDITGFGFLGHLSEMLRDDIGFEIFADKVPILKSAKEMASIGLLPAGSYKNREFASKFVIGKEADILLYDAQTSGGLLLAVDEKQANLALKRLKEAGYEMSSIVGCVTKNNTNKINLI, translated from the coding sequence ATGTATAACGATAAAAGACTTACTAAATTTGTAGCCGCTGCGGGTTGAGCTGCCAAACTTGACCCGTCGGGTCTACACAAAAGCATTGGCGGACTTGATCTGGCGCACCCGAATTTGCTTACGCGCGTGGATACAAATGAAGACGCGAGCGTATTTAAGCTAAGCGATGAGATTGCGCTCGTGCAGACGCTTGACTTCATCACGCCGGTTGTCGATGATCCATATCTTTACGGTCAAATAGCCGCGGCAAACTCTCTTAGCGATGTCTTTGCGATGGGTGCAAAAGTTATAAATGCATTAAATATAGTTGGCTTTGACAGCTGTCACTTTGAACCAGAGGTTTTAAGAGAAATCTTGCAAGGCGGACTAAGCAAAGTACGCGAGTGTGGCGGTGCGCTTGTAGGCGGACACAGTATCGCGACTAAGGAGATGTATTACGGACTTAGCGTAGCAGGAAGTGTGCATCCAAGCAAATTTTGGGCGAATAATACAGCCCGCGCGGGCGACGTGCTAATCTTAACAAAACCTCTTGGAATGGGTGCACTAAGCACTGCGATCAAGGCTGATATGCTGGAGTTAAAGCAGATAAAAGAGGCTGCCAGCTATATGGCTCAGCTAAATTTTTACGCCGTTGGTGCCATGAGTGAAATCTGCGTTTCTGCGGCTACTGACATAACGGGATTTGGCTTTTTGGGGCATTTAAGCGAGATGTTAAGAGATGATATAGGCTTTGAAATTTTTGCCGACAAAGTGCCTATCTTAAAGAGTGCAAAAGAGATGGCAAGTATAGGACTTTTGCCTGCCGGAAGTTATAAAAACCGAGAATTTGCAAGTAAATTCGTAATCGGCAAAGAGGCTGATATACTGCTTTACGATGCTCAAACTTCCGGCGGACTTTTGCTTGCAGTTGATGAAAAGCAGGCAAATTTAGCTCTTAAACGACTAAAAGAGGCAGGATATGAGATGAGTTCTATAGTAGGTTGTGTTACTAAAAATAACACAAATAAGATAAATTTAATTTAG
- the yedF gene encoding sulfurtransferase-like selenium metabolism protein YedF, whose amino-acid sequence MRIDCRNLECPQPVINTKNALNELKEGEILEILVNAVAPKENISRFLTSQNIKFSVFENGSETTIKAVKSGAEIKSEKFDEFVCDVPSKAGKVIYISEEHAGSGPVGVGLMSKFIGALLQLETKPYAVICVNNAVKMTTDRGHVSFAPLKELEKAGVKILSCGSCLEAYKLVDKLSIGEMTNAYEVVSLLAKYDVIKL is encoded by the coding sequence ATGAGAATAGATTGCAGAAATTTAGAGTGCCCACAGCCCGTTATAAATACTAAAAACGCGTTAAATGAGCTAAAAGAGGGCGAAATTTTAGAAATTTTAGTAAATGCCGTAGCTCCAAAAGAGAACATCAGCCGCTTTTTAACCAGCCAAAATATCAAATTTAGCGTCTTTGAAAACGGCAGTGAAACCACGATAAAAGCGGTTAAGAGCGGAGCTGAGATAAAAAGCGAAAAATTTGATGAGTTTGTTTGCGATGTGCCTAGTAAGGCGGGCAAAGTTATTTATATCAGCGAAGAGCACGCAGGTAGCGGGCCTGTAGGCGTTGGACTCATGTCAAAATTTATAGGCGCGCTTCTTCAGCTTGAGACCAAGCCTTATGCGGTTATTTGCGTAAATAATGCCGTAAAGATGACTACCGATCGCGGACATGTGAGTTTTGCGCCATTAAAAGAGCTTGAAAAAGCAGGTGTGAAAATTCTAAGTTGCGGAAGCTGCTTGGAGGCTTATAAACTGGTTGATAAATTAAGTATCGGTGAGATGACAAACGCCTATGAGGTCGTGAGTCTGCTTGCCAAATACGATGTGATAAAACTATGA
- a CDS encoding sodium-dependent tyrosine transporter — translation MYIKLNDRVYLNKDKITRVKVDSVQDGIRIRFYEGQNQVAKSGKFESEAKAIEWLEKNFINK, via the coding sequence ATGTATATCAAACTAAACGACAGAGTCTATCTTAACAAAGATAAGATCACGAGAGTAAAAGTTGACAGCGTGCAAGACGGTATTAGGATCCGCTTCTACGAGGGCCAAAATCAAGTCGCAAAGAGCGGAAAATTCGAAAGCGAAGCAAAAGCTATCGAATGGCTTGAGAAAAACTTCATCAACAAATAA
- a CDS encoding winged helix-turn-helix domain-containing protein, with product MSKEVENLINDLLNSNGRLDCGSAFKISAKTNTPIEEVGKIATDIGVKIDNCELGQFGKLDCDSGSVEVLSKLEPFLDEKRRIFCADGRNAAQGVGLKKIRSTLKDYKIDVKYCKLGCFKEKKGKKMVVKTKTWIENAEGELIFGKGKTEVLEVIAQVGSISKAAEILGMNYKKCWNHLQILQKNMKEDLVNTKQGGGDNAGTTLNERAYELINAYKQLQADIEEYANKRFKELFIKKEEK from the coding sequence ATGAGCAAAGAGGTCGAAAATTTGATAAATGATCTGCTGAATTCAAACGGCAGACTTGATTGCGGTTCGGCTTTTAAAATTTCAGCCAAGACAAACACACCCATAGAAGAAGTAGGAAAGATAGCTACGGATATCGGCGTTAAGATCGATAACTGCGAGCTTGGACAGTTTGGAAAGCTTGATTGTGATAGTGGAAGCGTAGAGGTTTTATCCAAACTTGAGCCGTTTTTAGATGAGAAAAGAAGGATATTTTGCGCCGATGGAAGAAATGCGGCGCAAGGGGTCGGCTTAAAGAAAATTCGCTCAACTTTAAAAGATTATAAAATAGATGTCAAGTACTGCAAACTAGGCTGTTTTAAAGAAAAAAAAGGCAAGAAAATGGTAGTAAAAACTAAAACATGGATAGAAAACGCAGAGGGCGAATTAATCTTTGGCAAAGGCAAAACCGAAGTTCTTGAAGTAATAGCTCAAGTGGGCTCGATCTCAAAAGCGGCTGAAATTTTAGGAATGAATTATAAAAAATGCTGGAATCACTTGCAAATTTTACAAAAAAATATGAAAGAAGATCTTGTAAACACAAAGCAAGGCGGCGGAGATAATGCGGGAACTACGCTAAATGAAAGAGCTTATGAGCTTATTAACGCCTATAAGCAGCTTCAAGCCGATATCGAAGAGTACGCAAACAAGCGTTTTAAAGAGCTGTTTATCAAAAAAGAAGAAAAATAA
- the fdhD gene encoding formate dehydrogenase accessory sulfurtransferase FdhD, translated as MQPIYTTQITKFKGDEQILKDDILVREIKLEIQINDKRFGAMMATPVDQEALAVGYLISENIIASPKDISEVRLEDDGLMVKIAAKVNEKSMERFDEEAIIISGCGRGQTANIDPEAMAARVVKADVKFKKDEILKQMGQFYTQCELYEMTGCVHTAKLYVDENTFFIGEDIAQHNTIDKAVGKACLAGVDLGKTFLMVSGRLSSEMVAKAVMHGVPALISRTAPTSLGVLIARKFNLTLCGFARGENMNVYSGLERIIG; from the coding sequence ATGCAACCGATTTATACCACGCAAATCACCAAATTTAAAGGTGATGAGCAAATTTTAAAAGATGATATTTTGGTTCGTGAGATCAAGCTTGAAATTCAGATCAACGACAAACGCTTCGGTGCTATGATGGCGACACCTGTGGATCAAGAAGCACTTGCCGTAGGTTATCTTATAAGCGAGAATATAATAGCTAGTCCAAAAGATATAAGCGAAGTTAGGCTTGAGGATGACGGACTTATGGTCAAAATAGCCGCAAAAGTAAATGAAAAGAGTATGGAACGCTTTGATGAAGAAGCTATCATCATAAGCGGATGCGGTAGAGGACAAACCGCCAACATCGATCCGGAGGCGATGGCGGCAAGAGTCGTAAAAGCCGATGTCAAATTTAAAAAAGATGAAATTTTAAAGCAGATGGGGCAGTTTTACACGCAGTGCGAGCTTTATGAGATGACGGGCTGTGTGCATACGGCAAAGCTTTATGTGGATGAAAATACTTTCTTTATCGGAGAGGATATCGCTCAGCACAACACTATCGATAAAGCCGTAGGCAAGGCCTGTTTAGCAGGAGTTGATCTTGGCAAGACGTTTTTGATGGTTAGCGGAAGATTAAGCTCTGAAATGGTGGCAAAGGCTGTGATGCACGGTGTGCCGGCACTTATTTCACGAACGGCTCCGACTAGCCTTGGAGTGCTGATAGCGCGTAAATTTAACCTTACTCTTTGCGGATTTGCAAGGGGCGAAAATATGAACGTTTATAGCGGTCTTGAGAGGATTATAGGATGA
- a CDS encoding formate dehydrogenase subunit gamma: MRKILSLFAFAISAFALNLPDGTNQYESNVWAAGRVENIKPYEDGFGPLFTFIQGNDYFAFGVVAILAAVVFAFVLHFLIIGPKHFSHDGKKIYAFGVIERVSHALAAVSWIVLVPTGIIMMWGDLFGGGTFVRICKNLHGIATIIFAVSVPPMMIYWTKRMLPAIYDIKWMMIVGGYLSKVKRPVPAGKFNAGQKAWYWIAIPGGLVMIATGAAMYFLDFSTPNVAGWLGMSQIEVLRLSAIIHNILGIVCATFFFVHIYMAAIAIHGAIWSMVTGYKEEEEVAILHSYWYKELQSKGQI, from the coding sequence ATGAGAAAAATATTATCTCTTTTTGCGTTTGCTATAAGCGCTTTTGCTCTAAATTTACCTGACGGCACAAATCAATATGAAAGTAATGTTTGGGCTGCGGGCAGGGTTGAAAACATAAAGCCTTATGAAGACGGCTTTGGTCCGCTTTTTACCTTTATTCAGGGAAATGACTACTTCGCATTTGGCGTAGTTGCTATACTTGCTGCTGTTGTGTTCGCCTTTGTTCTTCACTTTTTGATCATAGGTCCAAAACACTTCAGCCACGACGGCAAGAAAATTTATGCCTTCGGAGTGATCGAGCGCGTATCTCACGCTCTTGCGGCGGTATCTTGGATAGTGCTTGTTCCAACCGGTATCATCATGATGTGGGGCGATCTATTTGGCGGCGGAACCTTTGTTAGGATCTGTAAAAATTTACACGGCATAGCTACGATCATCTTTGCGGTCTCTGTGCCTCCGATGATGATTTACTGGACAAAGAGAATGCTTCCTGCGATCTATGACATCAAATGGATGATGATAGTGGGCGGCTATCTTTCAAAGGTTAAGCGCCCTGTGCCTGCTGGCAAATTTAACGCAGGACAAAAGGCGTGGTACTGGATAGCTATCCCTGGCGGTCTTGTGATGATAGCAACGGGAGCTGCGATGTATTTCCTAGACTTCTCAACTCCAAACGTTGCAGGCTGGCTTGGCATGAGCCAGATAGAGGTTCTTAGACTTTCAGCTATCATCCACAACATACTTGGCATCGTGTGCGCTACTTTCTTCTTTGTGCATATCTACATGGCGGCAATCGCTATTCACGGAGCGATCTGGTCGATGGTTACGGGATATAAAGAGGAAGAAGAGGTGGCTATACTTCATAGCTATTGGTATAAAGAGCTTCAAAGCAAGGGTCAAATTTAA
- the fdh3B gene encoding formate dehydrogenase FDH3 subunit beta gives MSDLTRLKFYCDDDRCIDCNGCAVACDEAHELPIGVRRRRVITLNEGIQGKEISTSIACMHCEDAPCSLVCPVDCFYIRNDGIVLHDKEICIGCGYCLYACPFGAPQFPKSGVFGVKGSMDKCTMCAGGPEATNSEHEFEEYGQNRISEGKVPVCAAMCSTKALLVGESAIIAQIYQDRVNARGYGIKDIKQSPTWKIAYYTKDRL, from the coding sequence ATGAGCGATTTAACTAGATTAAAATTTTATTGCGATGATGATAGATGTATAGATTGTAACGGATGCGCCGTAGCTTGTGACGAGGCTCATGAGCTGCCTATAGGTGTTAGAAGGCGTAGAGTTATTACATTAAACGAAGGAATTCAAGGCAAGGAAATTTCTACATCTATTGCTTGTATGCATTGTGAAGATGCTCCATGCTCTTTGGTTTGTCCTGTTGATTGTTTTTATATTAGAAACGACGGAATCGTCCTTCACGATAAAGAAATTTGCATAGGCTGCGGATACTGCTTGTATGCTTGTCCTTTCGGTGCGCCTCAATTTCCAAAAAGCGGCGTGTTTGGGGTTAAGGGCTCTATGGATAAGTGCACCATGTGCGCGGGCGGTCCTGAGGCTACAAATAGCGAACATGAATTTGAAGAGTATGGTCAAAACAGAATTTCAGAGGGGAAAGTGCCGGTATGTGCGGCAATGTGTTCAACTAAAGCTTTACTTGTGGGGGAATCTGCTATAATTGCACAAATCTATCAAGACAGGGTAAACGCTAGAGGTTACGGTATAAAAGATATCAAGCAAAGCCCGACTTGGAAGATAGCCTATTACACAAAGGATAGATTATGA
- a CDS encoding formate dehydrogenase subunit alpha: MSQANIGIAPSKIGRRSFLKMASLATAIGSASGLAASGVTREASSEEKKNPFPNSRIVKSICTACSVGCGVIAEVENGVWVRQEVAQDHPVSAGGHCCKGSDMIDMIRSHCRLKYPMVKENGKWKRISYTEAFDRIGAQLKKYREENPEQVMFLGSAKVSNEQSYYISKFAAMFGTNNLDHQARIUHSATVAGVANTWGYGAMTNHLGDIQNAKSIFIIGANPAVNHPVGFRHFLKAKENNGAKLIVVDPRYTRTAAKADYFAQIRPGTDIPFMYGMMNLIFENGWEDKKFIEDRTYGIDLIREEAKKWTPEVVEDVTGVKASTLKEITEVFVKNKPGSVVWAMGLTQHTIGSSNTRIAPILQLILGNMGVSGGGCNILRGHDNVQGASDMANAPDSLPGYYSKNEGSWKYFAKMWKVDYEWLQGNFVKPEWMFKPGFTLARWWAGPLDGKNGNDPIDNAGASLKALFVIGNGITSTAQQAKVQEGLDNLELLILADPFVNEAGIVTNKKDNIFLLPSATQFETSGTVVATNRSGQWRSQAIEPMYESKPDQEILFELAKRIGFYDELTRTIRDENGKIEWPEAATREISSIVKSIGLTGWTPERLKKHQENWDKFDEKTLLGKKGTPVEGEYYGLPWPCWTTSHCGSPNLYAIDKPVSDGGMGFRNRFGLEHNGVNQLAGEGSAPVGSAVKGGYPQITKENIEKVLGITLTEEEKAKMGASWATDDSNIIAEKCMEKGIAPYGNARARAIVWTFADQIPQHREPIHSPRTDLAKKYPSFKDKPNHYRVFTKYESLQQSKDFAKEFPVNLVTGRLVNLNGAGMENRASKYLARLTPEMFADVHPELAAKYQLKNGDMIWIYSPEGTRIKVKTRIVHSVAPDMIFLPFHFAGVMQGVDLTGNFPDGTKPFASGESANTVTNYGYDIVTQIPETKGGLCRIEKA, from the coding sequence ATGTCGCAAGCTAATATAGGTATTGCGCCAAGCAAAATCGGTCGTAGATCGTTTTTGAAGATGGCGTCGCTTGCTACTGCTATAGGCTCTGCTAGCGGACTTGCCGCAAGCGGAGTTACAAGAGAGGCTAGTAGTGAAGAGAAAAAGAATCCATTTCCAAATTCTCGTATCGTAAAGAGCATTTGTACGGCGTGCTCTGTGGGGTGCGGAGTTATCGCAGAGGTTGAAAACGGCGTTTGGGTTCGTCAAGAGGTAGCTCAAGACCACCCTGTAAGTGCGGGCGGTCACTGCTGTAAGGGTAGCGATATGATCGATATGATTCGCTCTCATTGTCGCTTAAAATACCCTATGGTTAAAGAAAATGGCAAGTGGAAACGCATAAGTTATACAGAAGCGTTTGACAGAATAGGCGCTCAGCTTAAAAAATATAGAGAGGAAAATCCGGAGCAAGTGATGTTTCTAGGCTCTGCCAAGGTTAGCAACGAACAAAGCTACTATATAAGCAAATTCGCTGCTATGTTTGGAACGAACAACTTAGATCATCAAGCTAGAATTTGACATAGTGCAACAGTCGCCGGTGTGGCGAATACTTGGGGTTACGGCGCTATGACAAACCACCTTGGAGATATCCAAAACGCAAAATCTATATTTATAATAGGCGCAAATCCGGCGGTTAATCACCCTGTTGGATTTAGACATTTCTTAAAAGCTAAGGAAAATAACGGCGCTAAGCTTATCGTGGTTGATCCAAGATATACAAGAACTGCGGCTAAGGCTGATTATTTCGCTCAAATTCGCCCGGGAACGGATATTCCTTTTATGTATGGAATGATGAATTTGATCTTTGAAAACGGCTGGGAAGATAAAAAATTCATAGAAGATAGAACTTACGGTATAGACTTAATCCGCGAAGAGGCTAAAAAATGGACTCCTGAAGTGGTTGAGGACGTAACGGGCGTTAAAGCTAGCACGCTTAAAGAGATAACCGAAGTCTTTGTTAAAAACAAACCGGGCTCCGTTGTATGGGCTATGGGTCTAACTCAGCACACCATAGGAAGCTCAAATACTCGTATAGCTCCTATCCTTCAGCTAATACTAGGCAACATGGGCGTAAGCGGCGGTGGATGTAACATCCTTCGCGGACACGATAACGTTCAAGGCGCAAGCGATATGGCAAACGCTCCTGACAGTTTACCTGGATATTACTCTAAAAACGAAGGCTCTTGGAAGTATTTTGCTAAGATGTGGAAGGTTGATTACGAGTGGTTACAAGGAAATTTCGTTAAACCTGAATGGATGTTTAAGCCGGGCTTTACTCTTGCTAGATGGTGGGCGGGACCGCTTGACGGAAAGAACGGAAACGATCCTATAGATAACGCAGGAGCAAGCCTAAAAGCTCTATTTGTCATAGGAAACGGTATAACATCTACCGCTCAACAAGCAAAGGTTCAAGAGGGTCTTGATAATCTTGAGCTTCTTATATTAGCCGATCCTTTCGTGAATGAAGCTGGTATTGTTACAAATAAAAAGGATAATATATTCTTACTTCCTTCGGCTACTCAGTTTGAGACAAGCGGAACGGTTGTAGCCACAAACCGCTCTGGACAGTGGAGATCTCAAGCTATCGAGCCAATGTATGAGAGCAAACCGGATCAAGAAATTTTATTTGAACTTGCTAAACGTATAGGATTTTATGACGAGCTAACCAGAACTATCCGAGATGAAAACGGCAAGATAGAGTGGCCAGAAGCCGCTACTAGAGAAATTTCAAGCATAGTAAAGAGTATCGGACTTACGGGCTGGACTCCTGAGAGACTTAAAAAACACCAAGAAAACTGGGATAAATTTGATGAAAAAACTCTTCTTGGTAAAAAAGGCACCCCTGTTGAGGGCGAATACTACGGTTTGCCATGGCCTTGCTGGACTACAAGCCACTGCGGAAGTCCAAATTTATACGCCATAGATAAGCCTGTAAGCGACGGTGGTATGGGCTTTAGAAATCGCTTCGGTTTAGAGCATAACGGCGTAAATCAGCTAGCAGGCGAGGGCAGTGCACCTGTGGGTTCTGCGGTTAAAGGCGGATATCCTCAAATCACAAAAGAGAATATCGAAAAAGTTTTAGGCATCACTCTAACAGAAGAAGAGAAGGCTAAGATGGGTGCTAGCTGGGCGACTGATGATAGCAATATCATAGCCGAAAAATGTATGGAAAAGGGCATAGCTCCTTACGGAAACGCAAGAGCAAGAGCGATAGTTTGGACATTTGCGGATCAAATTCCTCAACACCGCGAGCCAATACATTCGCCAAGAACAGATCTTGCCAAGAAGTATCCAAGCTTTAAGGATAAACCAAATCACTACCGCGTATTTACAAAATACGAGAGCTTGCAGCAAAGCAAAGATTTTGCTAAAGAGTTCCCTGTAAATTTGGTTACCGGACGTTTGGTAAATCTAAATGGAGCCGGTATGGAAAATAGAGCGAGCAAATATCTAGCGCGCTTAACTCCTGAGATGTTTGCCGATGTGCATCCTGAGCTTGCTGCGAAATATCAGCTTAAAAACGGCGATATGATCTGGATTTACTCTCCTGAGGGAACTAGAATCAAAGTAAAAACAAGGATAGTTCACTCCGTAGCGCCTGATATGATATTCTTACCGTTTCACTTTGCGGGAGTGATGCAAGGTGTTGATTTGACTGGAAATTTCCCTGATGGAACTAAACCTTTTGCATCCGGCGAGAGTGCGAATACGGTTACTAACTACGGATATGACATAGTAACTCAAATTCCTGAGACAAAAGGCGGTCTATGCCGCATAGAAAAGGCGTAA
- a CDS encoding twin-arginine translocation signal domain-containing protein codes for MEKTRREFLKKLGFAGSAAAVAATAAYSAGSNLKSGKSKKSEVLYTRSKTWEFYYQQAK; via the coding sequence ATGGAAAAAACAAGACGTGAATTTCTCAAAAAACTTGGTTTTGCCGGAAGTGCAGCAGCTGTAGCTGCAACTGCTGCATATTCTGCAGGATCAAATTTAAAAAGTGGGAAAAGTAAGAAAAGTGAGGTGCTTTATACAAGAAGCAAAACTTGGGAATTTTACTATCAACAAGCAAAGTAA
- a CDS encoding TorD/DmsD family molecular chaperone translates to MASMREIAAARALYYSLFSRLFVFSIKEDRFDGVSKMLSLMTTANFDENSAAAIMRLSSNFDEKNPQNIIDEYDNIFHAPPKPLRNSLSYYDEGFEIGSICAKIRKILAHTDIRRNEKNFKENEDSVGFVFTLMSEFVNRSTRGESEYEELAEQLFKVAINPYIDQFCEKLFMHEEAKIYKDVAMLLQSFIEFERVCYELSKPTVRDESSKKSYDNISRSEMIRREKNRVRKMTAKNFEGEE, encoded by the coding sequence ATGGCAAGTATGAGGGAAATAGCAGCTGCTAGAGCGCTTTACTATTCGCTTTTTTCAAGACTTTTTGTCTTTAGTATTAAAGAGGATAGATTCGATGGCGTTTCAAAAATGCTCTCTTTGATGACTACTGCTAACTTTGATGAAAATTCTGCCGCTGCCATAATGAGGCTTAGCTCAAATTTTGATGAAAAAAATCCGCAAAATATAATAGATGAATACGATAATATATTTCACGCTCCTCCAAAGCCGCTTAGAAATAGCTTATCCTATTACGACGAGGGTTTTGAGATAGGAAGTATATGCGCCAAGATAAGAAAGATACTGGCGCATACGGACATTAGAAGGAATGAGAAAAATTTTAAAGAGAATGAAGATAGCGTAGGATTCGTTTTTACTCTTATGAGCGAATTTGTAAATAGATCTACCAGAGGAGAAAGCGAATACGAAGAGCTTGCCGAGCAGTTGTTTAAAGTGGCTATAAATCCATATATAGATCAGTTTTGTGAAAAATTATTTATGCACGAAGAGGCTAAAATTTATAAAGATGTAGCGATGCTTCTTCAAAGTTTTATAGAGTTTGAAAGAGTGTGCTATGAGTTATCAAAACCTACTGTTCGTGACGAGTCAAGTAAGAAATCTTATGACAATATATCTCGTTCGGAGATGATTAGAAGAGAGAAAAATAGAGTTAGAAAAATGACAGCTAAAAATTTTGAGGGAGAGGAATAA